The Acetobacteroides hydrogenigenes genome has a segment encoding these proteins:
- a CDS encoding SDR family NAD(P)-dependent oxidoreductase yields MNQLSGKVVVVTGAANGIGRSIALQFSSLGAIVFLADIDEKRGEELEKSIREGGGEAYYIATDVSIPVSIESLFEIIDSYHKPVNILINNAGISEWKSPFELSLENWDRIINTNLRSVFLCSREAAARMPEGSAIVNIASTRAMMSEPNSEAYAASKGGIVALTHAMAASLATKRIQVNCISPGWIEVEDYAGLRKIDHTQHFSQRVGTPDDVARACIFLSDPANNFISGENLVIDGGMTRRMKYEE; encoded by the coding sequence ATGAATCAGCTCTCAGGAAAAGTTGTGGTGGTTACAGGTGCCGCAAATGGCATCGGCAGGTCGATTGCCCTTCAGTTTTCGAGCTTAGGGGCAATCGTTTTCCTTGCCGATATCGACGAAAAGCGGGGAGAAGAGCTCGAAAAGAGCATCCGCGAGGGCGGAGGCGAAGCCTACTATATTGCCACCGACGTTAGCATCCCTGTATCAATAGAATCGCTTTTCGAGATAATTGACAGCTACCATAAGCCTGTCAATATCCTAATCAACAACGCGGGTATCTCGGAGTGGAAGTCGCCGTTTGAGCTGAGCCTCGAAAACTGGGACCGCATCATTAATACCAACTTGCGCAGCGTCTTCCTCTGCTCGCGCGAGGCGGCCGCACGTATGCCCGAGGGAAGCGCCATCGTTAACATCGCATCTACCCGAGCTATGATGTCGGAGCCCAACTCCGAGGCCTACGCTGCCTCCAAAGGCGGCATTGTGGCGCTTACCCACGCCATGGCGGCATCGCTGGCTACAAAGCGCATTCAGGTAAACTGCATTAGCCCCGGATGGATTGAGGTTGAAGACTACGCCGGGCTTCGTAAAATAGACCATACCCAGCACTTCTCTCAGCGCGTCGGCACGCCCGACGATGTTGCCCGTGCCTGCATCTTCCTGAGCGATCCGGCCAACAACTTCATCTCGGGAGAGAATCTGGTTATCGACGGCGGTATGACACGTAGAATGAAGTACGAGGAGTAG
- the hisIE gene encoding bifunctional phosphoribosyl-AMP cyclohydrolase/phosphoribosyl-ATP diphosphatase HisIE yields MNIDFEKQGGLVPAIIQDAATGKVLMLGYMNEEAYRKTLELKRVTFFSRSKNRLWTKGEESGNFLNLVDIASDCDSDALLVKAEPMGPTCHTGSDTCWNEVNAPRNLEFLYELEAVVNQRKRDMDVATSYTAKLFQKGINKIAQKVGEEAVELVIEAKDDNRELFLNEAADLMFHTTVLLAAKGYSWDDVMAILKERHK; encoded by the coding sequence ATGAATATCGATTTCGAAAAGCAAGGCGGCCTTGTGCCTGCCATTATACAGGATGCAGCAACGGGAAAAGTGCTGATGTTGGGCTACATGAACGAGGAGGCCTACCGAAAAACGCTGGAGCTAAAGCGGGTCACCTTCTTCAGCCGTAGCAAGAACAGGCTATGGACAAAAGGTGAGGAGAGCGGTAACTTTCTCAACCTTGTTGATATTGCCTCCGACTGCGATAGCGATGCCCTGCTGGTAAAGGCAGAGCCTATGGGACCAACCTGTCATACTGGTTCGGATACCTGCTGGAACGAGGTGAACGCTCCTCGTAACCTCGAATTTCTTTACGAGCTCGAGGCGGTAGTCAACCAGCGTAAGCGCGATATGGATGTTGCGACGTCGTATACGGCGAAGCTTTTCCAAAAGGGCATCAACAAGATTGCCCAAAAGGTGGGCGAGGAGGCTGTTGAGCTGGTTATAGAGGCAAAGGACGACAATCGCGAGCTGTTCCTCAACGAGGCTGCCGATCTGATGTTTCATACAACCGTGCTGCTTGCCGCAAAAGGCTACTCGTGGGACGATGTAATGGCAATCCTTAAGGAAAGGCATAAGTAG
- the hisF gene encoding imidazole glycerol phosphate synthase subunit HisF → MLSKRIIPCLDIKDGRTVKGTNFLNLRDAGDPVDLADLYAKEGADELVFLDITATHEGRKTFAELVQRIAERINIPFTVGGGISTVDDVQLLLRNGADKVSINSAAVRNPQLIADLAAKFGSQCVVVAIDAKCIDGKWVVHLNGGRIPTELELFAWAKRAQELGAGEILFTSMDHDGVHEGYANETLAELSEMLSIPVIASGGAGNMMDFYDTFTKGKADAALAAGVFHFGEIRIPGLKQFLKDKGIAVRV, encoded by the coding sequence ATGCTATCAAAACGAATTATACCCTGCCTGGATATTAAGGATGGGAGAACCGTAAAAGGCACAAACTTCCTTAACCTTCGCGATGCCGGCGACCCTGTTGATCTTGCAGATTTGTATGCCAAGGAGGGTGCCGACGAATTGGTGTTCCTCGATATTACTGCTACGCACGAGGGCAGAAAGACCTTTGCCGAGCTGGTGCAGCGTATTGCCGAGCGCATAAACATTCCGTTTACCGTTGGCGGTGGCATTAGCACCGTGGACGATGTGCAGCTGCTGCTACGTAATGGAGCCGACAAGGTATCGATTAACTCGGCGGCGGTTCGTAATCCGCAGCTTATTGCCGATTTGGCGGCAAAGTTCGGTAGCCAGTGCGTTGTTGTAGCCATCGATGCCAAGTGTATTGATGGTAAGTGGGTGGTGCACCTAAACGGAGGTCGGATTCCAACCGAATTGGAGCTCTTCGCTTGGGCAAAACGTGCCCAGGAGTTGGGCGCTGGCGAAATCCTCTTTACCTCGATGGATCACGATGGTGTACATGAAGGCTATGCCAACGAAACGCTTGCAGAGCTCTCTGAAATGCTCTCGATCCCTGTAATAGCCTCGGGTGGTGCGGGAAACATGATGGATTTCTACGATACCTTCACCAAGGGTAAGGCTGATGCGGCGCTTGCGGCAGGCGTCTTCCACTTCGGCGAGATTCGCATCCCGGGCTTAAAGCAGTTTCTGAAGGATAAGGGAATAGCGGTGAGGGTTTAA
- the hisA gene encoding 1-(5-phosphoribosyl)-5-[(5-phosphoribosylamino)methylideneamino]imidazole-4-carboxamide isomerase produces the protein MRIIPAIDIINGQCVRLTKGAYDTKKVYNENPLEVAKMFADKGFKYLHLVDLDGARHGKPVNIGVLEQIAAKTSLEVDYGGGLRDAASVELALNAGAAAITAGSIAAKNQPEVLYWLERWGAERIIIGADTINGMVAVNGWQNVESIELVEFISDYLHKGAKRFICTDVSKDGMLSGSAVGLYGDLLSKFPGIELIASGGVTSIDEVRQLKAMGLWGAIIGKAIYENRININELAKEV, from the coding sequence ATGAGGATAATTCCTGCAATAGATATCATCAACGGGCAATGCGTTAGGCTTACAAAGGGGGCATACGACACCAAAAAGGTGTACAACGAGAATCCTTTAGAGGTAGCCAAAATGTTTGCCGATAAAGGCTTTAAATACCTCCATTTGGTGGACCTAGACGGCGCTAGGCATGGGAAGCCTGTAAACATTGGGGTGTTGGAGCAAATTGCTGCAAAAACATCGCTGGAGGTTGACTATGGAGGGGGCTTGCGTGATGCTGCAAGTGTGGAGTTGGCGCTAAATGCTGGTGCGGCTGCCATTACTGCTGGAAGTATTGCTGCAAAGAACCAGCCTGAGGTGCTATACTGGCTCGAACGATGGGGTGCTGAGAGGATAATCATCGGTGCCGATACCATTAACGGCATGGTTGCCGTAAACGGTTGGCAAAACGTAGAAAGCATTGAATTGGTAGAATTTATATCCGACTACCTACACAAAGGCGCCAAGCGTTTTATCTGTACCGATGTAAGCAAGGATGGGATGCTTTCGGGTAGCGCAGTGGGGCTTTACGGCGATTTGCTGAGCAAGTTTCCCGGAATAGAGCTGATTGCCAGCGGTGGTGTAACCTCTATCGATGAGGTAAGGCAGCTAAAGGCAATGGGGCTCTGGGGGGCTATTATTGGCAAGGCTATCTACGAGAATAGGATTAACATTAACGAGCTGGCAAAGGAGGTGTAG
- the hisH gene encoding imidazole glycerol phosphate synthase subunit HisH, giving the protein MADLVIVDYGAGNVKSVEFALNRLGVKPILSSDADVVGNAERVIFPGVGNAEFVMNALKGKGLDNAIKSLKVPVLGICLGMQLMCTRTEEGNVEGLAIFDTIVNKFPAKDKIPHMGWNSIKTNGSPIFKGIPEESYFYFVHSYYAECCTNTSSVCDYILPFSASLEKDNFFGCQFHPEKSGEMGERLLNNFLKL; this is encoded by the coding sequence ATGGCAGATTTAGTGATTGTCGATTACGGTGCGGGTAACGTAAAGTCGGTAGAGTTTGCGTTAAACCGATTAGGTGTAAAGCCTATTCTTAGTAGCGACGCAGATGTTGTAGGTAATGCTGAGCGGGTAATATTCCCTGGTGTTGGGAATGCTGAGTTTGTTATGAATGCCTTGAAAGGTAAAGGGCTGGATAATGCTATTAAAAGTCTTAAGGTTCCTGTTTTAGGTATTTGTTTGGGCATGCAGCTTATGTGTACTCGGACTGAAGAGGGAAACGTGGAAGGACTAGCTATCTTCGATACGATTGTAAACAAGTTCCCTGCCAAGGATAAGATTCCCCACATGGGATGGAACAGCATCAAAACAAACGGAAGCCCGATTTTTAAGGGAATTCCCGAAGAATCGTACTTCTACTTTGTGCATAGCTACTATGCTGAGTGTTGCACAAATACTTCATCGGTATGCGATTATATTCTTCCATTTAGCGCATCGCTGGAGAAGGATAACTTCTTTGGCTGCCAGTTTCACCCCGAAAAAAGTGGCGAAATGGGCGAGCGATTGCTAAACAACTTCTTAAAACTGTAG
- the hisB gene encoding bifunctional histidinol-phosphatase/imidazoleglycerol-phosphate dehydratase HisB has protein sequence MADKKKILFVDRDGTLILEPEDCQVDSIAKLKFYPNAISMMARIAKELDYMLVMVTNQDGLGTASYPQKAFDEVQGLMLEILGSVGIEFDAFHVDRSFPNENSPNRKPRIGMLTSYLNGEYDIENSFVIGDRITDVEMAKNIGCKAIWINDGSNLGGDEISIKVHALAEYVALETLSWEKIYEFLRFGQRRVAAKRTTSETDIDIELNLDGNGRASIDTGIGFLNHMLELFTKHSGIDLKLTVKGDLHVDEHHSVEDAAIVLGEAFTKALGNKAGIERYAFYLPMDESSASILLDFGGRTHLEWNVSFKREKIGDLPTELIKHFFKSFAEGARCNLHVTAQGENEHHIAEGIFKGLAKAVKDAIRRDISKVSNEIPSTKGVV, from the coding sequence ATGGCAGATAAGAAAAAAATACTGTTCGTTGATAGGGATGGCACGCTGATTCTCGAGCCCGAAGATTGTCAGGTTGATAGCATCGCTAAGCTGAAGTTCTATCCAAACGCCATTTCGATGATGGCGCGTATCGCCAAGGAGTTGGATTACATGCTGGTGATGGTTACCAATCAGGATGGCTTAGGTACAGCATCGTATCCTCAGAAGGCATTCGATGAGGTACAAGGGCTTATGCTCGAAATTCTTGGTTCTGTTGGCATTGAGTTCGATGCATTTCACGTAGATAGAAGCTTCCCTAACGAGAACTCGCCAAACCGCAAGCCTCGTATTGGCATGCTAACGTCATATTTAAATGGTGAGTATGACATTGAAAACTCATTTGTAATCGGAGATAGGATTACAGATGTAGAAATGGCTAAGAACATCGGATGCAAGGCTATTTGGATAAACGACGGTTCGAATCTGGGAGGCGATGAGATTAGCATTAAGGTACATGCTCTTGCCGAATACGTTGCATTGGAGACGCTTTCGTGGGAGAAGATTTACGAGTTTCTTCGATTTGGTCAGCGAAGGGTTGCTGCAAAGCGCACTACTAGCGAAACTGATATCGACATCGAGCTAAACCTCGACGGAAACGGTCGTGCTTCGATTGATACAGGCATTGGCTTCCTTAACCACATGCTGGAACTCTTTACCAAGCACTCCGGCATCGACCTAAAGTTAACCGTTAAGGGGGATTTGCATGTCGATGAGCACCATTCGGTTGAAGATGCTGCGATTGTCCTTGGCGAAGCATTTACCAAAGCTTTGGGTAATAAGGCGGGAATTGAAAGGTACGCCTTTTATCTTCCGATGGATGAGTCTAGCGCTTCAATTCTTCTCGACTTTGGCGGTAGAACGCATCTTGAGTGGAATGTAAGCTTTAAGCGCGAGAAGATTGGCGATCTGCCAACGGAGCTTATCAAGCACTTCTTTAAGTCGTTTGCCGAAGGGGCTCGCTGCAACCTGCATGTTACCGCGCAGGGCGAAAACGAGCACCACATTGCAGAGGGCATCTTTAAGGGCTTGGCAAAGGCGGTTAAGGATGCAATTCGTCGAGATATTTCGAAGGTTAGCAACGAGATTCCATCAACGAAAGGAGTTGTGTAA
- the hisC gene encoding histidinol-phosphate transaminase, producing the protein MFNLNNILRENIKRLKPYSSARDDFSGEASVWIDANENPFNTGVNRYPDPHQRELKACLAQIKGVKPENVFIGNGSDEIIDLLYRVTCDPGKANAIVMPPTYGMYAVSAEINDVAITKVFLREDFSVDAEAVLAAVNENTRLIFVCSPNNPTGNLVPIDVIETIASNFDGLVVVDEAYIDFTTSESAVSLIEKYPNIFVMQTLSKAWGLAGARVGVGIGSKDLLAVMDKVKAPYNVNILSQQVALNSLNDIEAFNAKVDIIVEQRDWLSAELSKLDIVEKVYPSDANFLLVKFKDTANLFQFLLDCGIVARDRSKEKWCEGCIRLTVGTPDENEMLVKALNQYFI; encoded by the coding sequence ATGTTTAATCTGAACAACATATTAAGGGAGAATATTAAGAGGCTAAAGCCTTACTCTTCGGCTCGCGACGACTTTTCGGGTGAGGCTAGCGTGTGGATCGATGCCAACGAAAACCCGTTCAATACAGGTGTAAACAGGTATCCCGATCCACACCAAAGGGAGCTAAAGGCATGCCTTGCCCAAATAAAGGGAGTAAAGCCCGAGAATGTTTTCATCGGCAACGGTTCCGACGAAATTATAGACCTACTGTACCGAGTAACCTGCGATCCGGGTAAGGCTAACGCCATTGTTATGCCTCCAACATACGGCATGTATGCCGTTTCTGCCGAGATAAACGATGTCGCAATAACCAAGGTTTTCTTGCGCGAAGACTTTTCGGTGGATGCAGAGGCTGTTTTAGCAGCAGTAAACGAAAATACAAGGCTAATTTTTGTTTGCTCGCCCAATAATCCAACTGGAAACCTAGTGCCAATTGATGTTATAGAAACAATCGCCTCAAATTTTGATGGTCTTGTGGTGGTTGACGAGGCTTACATCGACTTTACCACATCGGAGAGTGCCGTTTCGCTAATAGAGAAGTATCCAAATATCTTCGTTATGCAGACGCTTTCGAAGGCGTGGGGATTGGCGGGCGCCCGTGTAGGCGTTGGCATTGGATCTAAGGACCTCTTGGCGGTTATGGACAAGGTTAAAGCGCCCTACAACGTAAATATCCTTAGCCAGCAGGTTGCGCTTAACAGCCTTAACGATATAGAGGCTTTCAATGCTAAGGTTGATATCATCGTCGAGCAACGCGATTGGCTGAGCGCTGAACTTTCGAAGTTGGACATTGTAGAGAAGGTTTATCCATCGGATGCTAACTTTTTGCTGGTTAAGTTTAAGGATACGGCAAATCTATTTCAATTCTTGCTCGATTGCGGCATCGTTGCCCGCGACAGATCGAAGGAAAAGTGGTGCGAAGGGTGTATCCGCTTAACCGTTGGCACTCCCGATGAGAACGAGATGTTAGTTAAGGCTCTTAACCAATACTTCATTTAG
- the hisD gene encoding histidinol dehydrogenase: MKTIKYKRGADFEQQIARPTMEREELDRIVRIIFDEVRRKGDEAISKYTYHYDGVTVDTIQVSQQELDIADSLVGEELKKAIAVAKQNIETFHASQAKASKKVETVSGVTCWERTVGIEKVGLYIPGGSAPLFSSVLMLAVPAKIAGCKEIVLCTPPRKDGTIDPAILYAAKLSGVTKVFKAGGIQAVAGMTYGTQSMPKVYKIFGPGNQYVTAAKMLAFMEGVAIDMPAGPSEVMVVADFTAVPRFVASDLLSQAEHGQDSQVILVAIDGLNLKEVEKELELQLSSLPRKAIAEKALAKSRIVTVDSEIEALEVANLYAPEHLIVSVKNYADFAQNVVNAGSVFLGNYTPESAGDYASGTNHTLPTNGFARAYSGISLDSFTKKIFFQEISEAGIKNLGPTIEIMAETEKLNGHKNAVTLRLEYLKNR; this comes from the coding sequence ATGAAGACCATTAAGTACAAAAGAGGTGCTGACTTCGAGCAGCAGATAGCCCGTCCAACTATGGAAAGGGAAGAACTCGATAGAATTGTAAGAATCATTTTTGATGAGGTGAGGAGAAAGGGCGATGAGGCTATCAGCAAGTACACCTACCACTACGATGGGGTTACAGTAGATACTATCCAAGTGTCGCAGCAGGAGCTGGATATCGCCGATAGTTTGGTAGGTGAGGAACTTAAAAAGGCAATTGCCGTTGCCAAGCAAAATATAGAAACATTTCACGCCAGTCAGGCTAAAGCCTCAAAAAAGGTTGAAACGGTAAGCGGCGTAACCTGCTGGGAGCGTACCGTTGGCATCGAAAAGGTAGGATTGTATATACCGGGAGGTAGTGCACCTCTGTTCTCCTCGGTGCTAATGCTTGCCGTACCTGCAAAGATTGCAGGTTGCAAGGAGATTGTGCTCTGCACGCCGCCTCGTAAGGATGGTACTATCGATCCGGCAATCCTTTATGCTGCAAAGCTCTCGGGTGTTACCAAGGTCTTTAAGGCAGGCGGTATTCAAGCCGTTGCCGGGATGACCTACGGAACCCAATCCATGCCTAAGGTTTACAAAATATTTGGTCCGGGCAACCAGTACGTCACCGCAGCTAAGATGCTTGCCTTTATGGAAGGCGTTGCTATCGACATGCCAGCAGGACCATCGGAAGTAATGGTTGTTGCCGATTTTACGGCTGTCCCTCGTTTTGTGGCTTCCGATTTGCTCTCGCAGGCTGAGCACGGGCAGGACAGCCAGGTTATCTTGGTGGCGATTGACGGGTTGAACCTAAAAGAGGTTGAGAAGGAACTGGAGCTGCAGCTTTCTAGCCTTCCTCGCAAGGCTATTGCCGAGAAAGCATTGGCAAAGTCTAGAATCGTTACCGTTGATAGCGAAATAGAGGCGTTGGAGGTGGCTAACCTTTATGCACCCGAGCACCTAATTGTTTCGGTAAAGAACTACGCCGATTTTGCCCAAAATGTAGTAAATGCGGGCTCGGTATTCCTAGGCAACTATACGCCCGAAAGTGCCGGAGATTATGCTTCGGGAACCAACCACACCTTGCCAACCAACGGCTTTGCAAGAGCCTACAGCGGCATATCACTCGACTCGTTTACCAAGAAAATCTTCTTCCAAGAAATCAGTGAGGCGGGGATTAAGAATCTTGGTCCAACCATCGAAATAATGGCAGAGACGGAGAAGCTAAACGGGCACAAGAATGCGGTTACTCTTCGCCTCGAATACCTGAAGAACAGGTAA
- the hisG gene encoding ATP phosphoribosyltransferase, with the protein MRRLKIAIQKSGRLKDDSLQLLKECGISLDGSANSLIIPSRNFPVDVLYLRNSDIPQYLEDGVADVAILGENTLIEAEKNITNELSLGFSKCRVSIAIPKGQTYGGKADLNGKKLATSYPNTVKAFLTQNSIDAEIHEISGSVEIAPNLGLADAICDIVSSGSTLFTNGLKEVEVLFSSEACLASSPILDQEGREILEKLLFRIRAVLEAKNKKYVLLNAPNEKIDEIISILPGMKSPSIIPLAEPGWSSLHSVIDESEFWEIIDQLRNAGAQGILIVPIEKMII; encoded by the coding sequence ATGCGCAGGTTAAAAATTGCAATCCAGAAGTCAGGTCGTCTTAAAGATGATTCGTTACAGCTGCTTAAAGAGTGCGGCATCAGCTTAGATGGTTCGGCCAACAGCCTTATCATACCAAGCCGAAACTTTCCTGTAGATGTTCTCTATCTACGTAACTCCGACATCCCACAGTACCTCGAAGATGGCGTGGCCGATGTTGCCATTCTTGGCGAAAACACCCTTATTGAGGCTGAGAAAAACATCACAAACGAGCTGTCGTTAGGCTTTTCTAAATGCAGGGTGTCTATCGCCATCCCTAAAGGGCAAACCTACGGTGGAAAGGCCGATTTAAACGGCAAGAAGCTGGCAACCTCGTACCCCAACACCGTAAAGGCATTTCTCACCCAGAATAGTATCGATGCCGAGATTCACGAGATATCGGGGTCGGTAGAGATAGCCCCCAACCTTGGTCTTGCCGATGCCATTTGCGATATCGTTAGCTCCGGGAGCACCCTCTTTACAAATGGGTTGAAGGAGGTAGAGGTGCTCTTCTCTTCTGAAGCCTGTCTGGCATCTTCACCAATTCTGGACCAAGAGGGGCGAGAAATCCTCGAAAAGCTGCTCTTCCGCATCAGGGCCGTACTGGAGGCAAAAAACAAGAAGTACGTGCTTCTGAATGCCCCCAACGAAAAGATTGACGAGATTATCAGCATCCTTCCCGGGATGAAAAGCCCATCCATAATTCCGCTTGCCGAGCCGGGCTGGAGTTCGCTCCACTCCGTAATCGACGAGAGCGAGTTTTGGGAGATTATCGACCAGCTTCGCAATGCTGGTGCCCAAGGTATCCTCATTGTTCCAATCGAAAAAATGATCATCTGA
- a CDS encoding FKBP-type peptidyl-prolyl cis-trans isomerase: protein MNISKDAVVSLTYQLTVDGNVIETVTADRPMEFIFGAGYLLPKFEENVSGLKVGDKFSFMLPSDDAYGPKVDEAIVELPKNIFEVDGQIDPELLTLGNQVPMMDGEGHRMMGTVVEVKDEVVVMDFNHMLAGADLSFAGEVVGVREATEEELSHGHVHAGGCGSECGCEGDCSTGEGCGSGCGCE, encoded by the coding sequence ATGAATATTTCAAAAGACGCTGTTGTTTCATTAACCTACCAGCTAACCGTAGATGGTAACGTAATCGAAACTGTTACTGCTGATAGGCCAATGGAATTTATCTTTGGCGCAGGCTACCTTCTTCCAAAGTTCGAAGAGAACGTAAGCGGATTAAAGGTTGGCGATAAGTTTAGCTTTATGCTACCAAGCGACGATGCTTACGGTCCAAAGGTTGATGAGGCTATCGTAGAGCTACCAAAGAATATCTTTGAGGTTGACGGACAAATCGACCCAGAGCTTCTTACCCTTGGCAACCAAGTTCCTATGATGGATGGCGAAGGCCACCGCATGATGGGTACTGTTGTTGAAGTTAAGGACGAGGTTGTAGTTATGGACTTCAACCACATGCTTGCTGGTGCCGATCTAAGCTTTGCTGGTGAGGTTGTTGGCGTTCGCGAGGCTACCGAAGAGGAGCTTTCTCACGGACACGTACACGCAGGTGGCTGCGGAAGCGAGTGTGGTTGCGAAGGCGATTGCAGCACTGGCGAAGGCTGCGGAAGCGGTTGTGGCTGCGAATAA
- a CDS encoding SDR family NAD(P)-dependent oxidoreductase — MNIVITGASKGIGFEAAKHLAAAGDHTIVAIARNEENLKQLKNACLHENIKAKVFPVPFDLGVLNGIETLLVKQILSFISNVDILINNAGVLVNKPFAETSLEDIQETISTNYLAPSILIRALLPHFASSAHVVNISSMGGFQGSAKFAGLSAYSAAKGAIAVLTECLAEEYKDSGFRFNCLAFGAVNTEMFKMAFPGHTAPLEPSEMGKYVADFALNQARYFNGKVIPVSSATP; from the coding sequence ATGAACATCGTAATTACAGGTGCAAGCAAGGGTATAGGCTTCGAGGCTGCCAAGCACCTTGCCGCCGCTGGCGACCACACCATTGTAGCTATCGCCCGAAATGAGGAAAACCTTAAGCAGCTCAAGAACGCCTGCCTGCACGAGAATATTAAGGCAAAAGTCTTTCCTGTTCCGTTCGATTTAGGCGTACTAAACGGCATAGAGACGCTGCTCGTAAAGCAAATTCTCTCGTTTATTTCCAACGTTGATATCCTTATAAACAATGCAGGAGTGCTAGTAAATAAGCCGTTTGCCGAGACTTCTCTTGAAGATATCCAGGAAACTATTAGCACCAACTACCTGGCCCCCTCGATACTCATTAGGGCGCTGCTACCGCACTTCGCCAGTAGCGCACATGTCGTTAACATCAGCAGCATGGGGGGCTTTCAGGGAAGCGCCAAGTTTGCCGGGCTATCGGCCTATAGCGCGGCCAAGGGCGCCATTGCCGTGCTCACCGAGTGCCTTGCCGAGGAGTACAAGGATAGCGGATTCCGCTTCAACTGCCTAGCCTTTGGAGCAGTGAATACCGAGATGTTCAAGATGGCATTCCCCGGCCATACGGCTCCGCTCGAGCCTAGCGAGATGGGAAAGTACGTGGCCGACTTTGCGCTTAACCAGGCGAGGTACTTCAACGGTAAGGTTATTCCGGTGTCGTCGGCAACGCCGTAG
- the buk gene encoding butyrate kinase produces MECYKILAINPGSTSTKIAVFANDENIFLKNIKHSADELKPFATIADQFSFRKEVILKELGIAGIDLKSITAVVGRGGLLKPIESGVYEVNEAMKADLRNGLMGEHASNLGGLIADDIAKELGAKAYIADPVVVDELQPVARFAGHPLFSRISIFHALNQKAIARTYAKSVGKNYEDLNLIIAHLGGGVSVGAHEKGRVIDVNNALDGEGPFSPERSGTLPAGQLAKLCFSGKYTYEEVRKIINGKGGLVGFTGSNDAYELEMKAVNGDAEAKLLQDAMSYNIGKWIGTMISVLKGKVDGIILTGGMAHNPFIVDYVKDMVSFAAPVVVYPGEDEMAALAMNGLFVLKNEITPKEYK; encoded by the coding sequence ATGGAATGCTATAAAATATTGGCCATTAATCCTGGTTCGACATCAACCAAGATTGCAGTTTTTGCCAATGACGAGAACATCTTTCTAAAAAATATTAAGCACTCGGCCGACGAGTTAAAGCCTTTTGCTACGATTGCCGACCAGTTTTCGTTCCGTAAGGAGGTTATCCTAAAGGAGCTGGGTATTGCAGGAATCGACCTTAAGAGTATTACTGCAGTTGTTGGTAGAGGTGGATTGCTAAAGCCAATAGAGTCGGGTGTGTACGAAGTTAATGAGGCTATGAAAGCCGATTTGCGCAATGGGCTTATGGGCGAGCATGCCAGCAACCTTGGTGGACTTATTGCCGATGATATTGCTAAGGAGCTTGGCGCAAAGGCCTACATCGCCGATCCTGTAGTGGTAGACGAGCTACAGCCTGTTGCCCGTTTTGCAGGTCATCCGCTTTTTAGCCGCATCTCAATTTTCCACGCCCTAAATCAGAAAGCAATTGCTCGTACCTATGCCAAGAGCGTTGGTAAAAACTATGAGGATTTAAACCTTATTATTGCGCACCTTGGTGGCGGAGTATCGGTTGGCGCTCACGAAAAGGGGCGCGTTATCGACGTTAACAATGCGCTCGATGGCGAAGGCCCATTCTCTCCCGAGCGTTCTGGAACGCTTCCTGCCGGTCAGCTGGCAAAGCTTTGCTTTAGCGGCAAGTACACCTACGAGGAGGTTCGTAAGATCATCAACGGAAAGGGTGGACTTGTGGGCTTTACCGGAAGTAACGACGCCTACGAGCTGGAGATGAAAGCTGTAAACGGCGATGCTGAGGCTAAGCTGCTTCAAGATGCCATGTCGTACAACATCGGCAAATGGATTGGAACCATGATTAGCGTGCTTAAGGGGAAGGTTGATGGTATTATTCTTACTGGTGGAATGGCCCACAATCCTTTCATTGTAGACTACGTAAAGGATATGGTTTCGTTTGCCGCTCCTGTTGTGGTTTACCCCGGCGAGGACGAAATGGCTGCGCTGGCCATGAACGGGCTATTCGTACTGAAGAACGAGATTACCCCCAAGGAGTACAAGTAG